A DNA window from Mariprofundus aestuarium contains the following coding sequences:
- a CDS encoding histidine triad nucleotide-binding protein: protein MTDCLFCKIAAGDIPSNKVYEDENFFAFHDIHPKSPIHVLVIPKLHLQSLADATEQDTALLGLMMDRVRHIADAELKLGVGYRVVINVREGGGQEVDHIHVHILGGKKLPF, encoded by the coding sequence ATGACTGACTGCCTATTTTGTAAAATTGCTGCCGGGGATATCCCCTCGAACAAGGTCTACGAGGATGAGAATTTCTTCGCCTTTCACGACATCCACCCCAAATCGCCGATCCATGTGCTGGTCATTCCGAAACTCCATCTGCAAAGCCTGGCCGATGCTACAGAGCAGGATACCGCGCTGCTCGGTCTGATGATGGATCGTGTGCGCCACATTGCCGATGCCGAATTGAAGCTTGGTGTTGGCTACCGTGTTGTCATCAATGTGCGTGAAGGTGGCGGCCAGGAAGTAGATCACATCCATGTCCATATTCTGGGCGGCAAGAAACTTCCATTTTGA
- a CDS encoding DciA family protein: protein MSIFWAARNFHFEKSATLSFRPKRPRSKLKGIHGDLSEILGEESLGKLMGMARLRRAWPDIVGPMMATRTEPIVIEPIADDGFCLWVAVDHSIMAQQIRFLRDDIRKACFKHAKIANLHKISTRLQPGAGIKPKAPKPKGRPLSFSEKRRVAQDVAAIKNRDLRRAAYQAHIAEVAYGMNEENR, encoded by the coding sequence ATGTCCATATTCTGGGCGGCAAGAAACTTCCATTTTGAAAAATCTGCCACTTTGAGCTTTCGCCCTAAACGCCCCCGCTCTAAACTCAAGGGAATACATGGAGATCTGTCCGAAATTCTCGGTGAGGAATCGCTGGGAAAACTGATGGGTATGGCACGCCTGCGCCGGGCATGGCCCGATATTGTCGGTCCCATGATGGCCACTCGAACTGAACCGATTGTGATCGAACCTATTGCCGATGATGGCTTCTGCCTCTGGGTTGCGGTTGATCACTCGATTATGGCACAGCAGATTCGATTCCTGCGCGATGATATTCGCAAGGCTTGCTTCAAACATGCGAAGATCGCCAACCTGCATAAAATCAGCACCCGCCTACAGCCGGGAGCAGGCATCAAACCCAAAGCGCCAAAACCTAAGGGCAGGCCTCTGAGCTTTAGTGAAAAACGCAGGGTTGCACAGGATGTCGCAGCCATTAAGAATCGCGACCTGCGAAGAGCTGCATATCAGGCTCATATCGCTGAAGTCGCATACGGGATGAACGAGGAGAATAGATGA
- a CDS encoding Tim44 domain-containing protein, producing MKKLITMAMIAIFGIMISGVDMADAKRFGMGSSFGKQRMSQPKSNSFSQQKAAPQKQSAAAGQRGSARTGMMGMIGGLALGGLLGAMFFGGAFEGINMFDILLIGAGIMLLMFFLRKRAAAAQQSAYSGGARYSEPSVSSFPGSNSDADAVQEEFDFQDQSREPVGSAVRPEVDANHFVPAAKEIYIRMQKAWDSGDIEDIRKFCTPEIADRISRDMSPNSENRTEVATLNAEIADSWIESDMEWVAVNYSAMLREQTVDHTGATVEDQTAEVNEVWIFQHTPNSDDPTWYLAGIQQAH from the coding sequence ATGAAAAAACTGATTACAATGGCGATGATCGCCATCTTCGGCATCATGATTTCAGGCGTAGATATGGCTGATGCCAAACGCTTCGGCATGGGTTCAAGCTTTGGCAAACAGCGCATGAGCCAGCCTAAGTCGAACAGCTTTTCACAGCAGAAAGCAGCACCGCAGAAGCAGTCTGCCGCTGCTGGGCAGCGTGGTAGCGCCCGTACAGGCATGATGGGAATGATTGGCGGCCTGGCCCTTGGTGGCCTGCTCGGCGCCATGTTCTTTGGCGGCGCATTTGAAGGCATCAACATGTTCGACATCCTGTTAATCGGCGCCGGCATCATGCTGCTGATGTTCTTCCTGCGAAAACGTGCAGCAGCTGCACAACAATCCGCTTATTCAGGCGGCGCGAGATATAGTGAGCCTTCCGTCAGCTCTTTTCCGGGCAGCAACAGCGATGCTGATGCCGTACAGGAGGAGTTCGATTTTCAGGATCAGAGCCGCGAGCCAGTCGGCAGTGCTGTGCGTCCTGAGGTTGATGCGAACCATTTTGTTCCTGCAGCCAAAGAGATATACATACGTATGCAGAAAGCATGGGACTCCGGTGACATCGAGGATATCCGTAAGTTCTGCACCCCTGAAATTGCCGATCGCATATCCCGCGATATGAGTCCAAACAGCGAGAACCGCACTGAGGTTGCTACGCTCAATGCCGAGATTGCTGACAGCTGGATTGAGTCGGATATGGAGTGGGTAGCAGTAAACTACTCCGCCATGCTGCGTGAGCAGACAGTGGATCACACCGGAGCCACGGTTGAAGACCAGACGGCTGAGGTCAACGAAGTTTGGATTTTCCAGCACACCCCGAATTCGGATGATCCAACCTGGTATCTGGCTGGGATTCAGCAAGCCCACTAA
- a CDS encoding FecR family protein, translating into MFNLRRIQTFISQATPLLVAAVLCLPASAQAEAVGQFSATLNKVDHLRTGATEAVEAKVGSGVELKDLVTTLERSRAQVTFVDETVLRIASSSQVEVTEFMFDNSKLQSGSIKMIRGTLRSIVHHTDAGDAQFEVRTPTAVAAVRGTDFFTIVMGNITRFVCNQGQVEIRNINPGVAGAQMCAIGQTVDVSQGQPPTPPSPTDPKLLDQLIKATDIATPTAGDPSPPQGPGGVEEVVAATEGTGVGAAATALGVAAIGAVAVGSVSTGGVPTGAIPGAVTVTVEDSIYVMQAWMPPPAGGAITMTYGVPSGSDAGNVMTVTRNAGGNITSVRIQGTHATNLPFATATGAFDYTFNTAVATNELALGGAATDSPAAVGAGPNSVVINQIGNLPAVTGYQYASLFHWGVETTATPGNWLAGIGVFGTLTPVASVPAVGTATYAGLAQGWYYPPAATPPAGLPTVESLFTADLTANVDFALGEMAITTINSQTSPVGGPLAYTAAPNLNLAAPVVLLNAGANRNTFTAIETVTNPAGMAGTIQGGFFGPATKAPLTGANNVPANIGGSLTLTGGGASMVGVFVGQ; encoded by the coding sequence GTGTTCAACTTACGACGCATCCAGACTTTCATTTCTCAGGCAACGCCCCTGCTTGTTGCTGCAGTTCTTTGCTTGCCCGCTTCAGCTCAAGCAGAAGCTGTCGGCCAGTTCTCCGCAACCCTAAACAAGGTTGATCATCTCCGAACAGGTGCAACCGAAGCGGTAGAGGCAAAGGTCGGCAGTGGTGTGGAACTTAAGGATCTCGTCACAACACTGGAGCGATCCCGGGCACAGGTTACCTTCGTGGACGAGACAGTGCTCAGGATTGCCTCCTCCTCTCAGGTTGAAGTTACCGAATTCATGTTTGACAACAGTAAGCTGCAGAGTGGCTCCATCAAAATGATACGTGGCACACTGCGCTCAATCGTTCACCATACCGATGCTGGAGATGCCCAGTTTGAAGTGAGAACCCCTACGGCGGTAGCAGCAGTTCGAGGAACGGATTTTTTTACTATTGTGATGGGAAACATCACCCGATTTGTCTGCAATCAGGGACAGGTTGAGATCAGGAATATCAATCCCGGCGTGGCTGGCGCGCAGATGTGTGCTATCGGACAAACCGTGGATGTCAGTCAGGGCCAGCCCCCAACACCGCCAAGCCCTACCGACCCAAAGCTTCTTGATCAGCTGATTAAGGCTACAGACATAGCTACGCCAACAGCGGGTGATCCCTCCCCTCCACAGGGTCCTGGAGGAGTGGAGGAAGTCGTAGCGGCAACTGAAGGAACGGGTGTCGGCGCAGCTGCAACAGCTCTGGGCGTTGCAGCCATAGGTGCAGTTGCAGTAGGTAGTGTCTCTACTGGCGGAGTGCCAACAGGTGCAATTCCGGGTGCTGTCACAGTTACTGTTGAGGACTCCATCTATGTGATGCAGGCATGGATGCCACCTCCTGCAGGGGGAGCAATCACAATGACCTATGGTGTTCCTTCAGGTTCTGATGCCGGCAATGTCATGACTGTCACACGCAATGCAGGTGGCAATATCACAAGCGTCAGAATTCAGGGTACGCATGCAACTAACTTACCTTTCGCAACAGCTACGGGAGCATTCGACTACACCTTCAACACTGCGGTGGCCACCAATGAGCTTGCACTCGGTGGTGCCGCTACAGATAGCCCCGCTGCAGTGGGAGCAGGTCCCAACTCGGTCGTCATCAACCAGATTGGAAACCTACCCGCTGTAACAGGTTATCAATATGCCTCACTATTCCACTGGGGTGTCGAGACAACCGCTACGCCAGGAAACTGGCTGGCAGGTATCGGCGTATTCGGCACACTGACACCTGTAGCTTCGGTTCCTGCTGTAGGCACTGCCACCTATGCCGGCCTTGCCCAAGGTTGGTACTATCCGCCCGCAGCCACGCCACCAGCAGGTCTTCCTACAGTAGAATCACTCTTCACAGCTGACCTGACCGCCAATGTAGACTTTGCTTTAGGGGAGATGGCAATCACCACTATAAACTCACAAACATCACCAGTTGGTGGTCCTCTAGCATACACCGCGGCTCCAAACCTGAATCTGGCCGCGCCAGTAGTGCTTCTTAACGCCGGAGCCAATCGCAACACATTTACAGCCATAGAAACTGTTACAAATCCAGCAGGCATGGCAGGTACTATTCAGGGGGGGTTCTTTGGGCCAGCCACCAAGGCACCTCTAACAGGAGCTAACAATGTACCAGCCAATATCGGTGGCAGCCTTACCCTTACGGGTGGCGGAGCTTCAATGGTGGGTGTATTCGTCGGTCAATAA
- a CDS encoding surface lipoprotein assembly modifier — MLVRMLGTLVICAIPFSGYAEESVSTSIPTAGVASSPEKTHLNNYSQATPEELAQVATQLLVEGNPELAGIVVAELLKKPSPPMQALFIAGKLAELRGDWKTAIKFYRTMLERDSSVLRVRLDLARALLMIGDTEASQHHFQRVLGEPGLPEGVRKNVLLFINQIERLTFSQMLSFEILGDSNVNQATASEAVIIGGRRFVLSPTARQQSGKGIGINWQGQYRFGESRQFSLRGIVQHQNYPSTNQYNLTYLMGFTGWTMQWSPGHSTSFEAGWHASFYGGRDLFDGAAFRISDLYRTIGGWTVNPAIESKQLRYPDYPLRDGWQHWLTLDTSKATASGIVWNAGASIGRNSARDDIYNFISSGAKAGVSAELPLKLNASLMLDYLETRYSLADPFFGKKRQEKKQSVELAITTLALSVGGFAPRIMLGHVKNRCNIDLYRYQRTYGKVSFVRDF; from the coding sequence ATGCTTGTTCGGATGTTGGGGACACTGGTGATATGCGCCATTCCTTTTTCTGGTTATGCCGAAGAGTCCGTATCTACATCCATCCCGACAGCAGGTGTTGCATCGTCCCCCGAGAAAACTCATCTTAATAACTACTCCCAAGCCACCCCTGAGGAGCTTGCACAGGTCGCCACACAGCTGCTGGTAGAGGGAAATCCTGAACTGGCAGGCATTGTAGTGGCAGAGCTGCTAAAGAAACCGAGCCCACCTATGCAGGCATTGTTCATCGCAGGAAAACTGGCTGAACTGCGCGGTGACTGGAAAACAGCCATCAAGTTCTACCGCACCATGCTTGAACGTGATTCATCTGTTCTGCGCGTGCGACTGGATCTGGCCCGCGCGCTGCTCATGATAGGCGATACCGAGGCATCCCAGCACCATTTCCAGCGTGTACTCGGCGAGCCGGGACTACCTGAAGGCGTACGCAAAAATGTGCTTCTGTTTATCAACCAGATCGAACGCCTCACCTTCAGCCAGATGCTCTCATTTGAAATCCTTGGCGACAGTAACGTTAATCAGGCTACGGCAAGTGAAGCTGTCATCATTGGCGGCCGTCGCTTTGTCCTCAGTCCCACTGCAAGACAGCAGAGCGGCAAAGGCATTGGTATCAACTGGCAGGGACAGTACCGCTTTGGTGAATCGCGGCAATTCAGCCTGCGCGGTATCGTACAGCACCAGAACTACCCATCTACCAACCAGTACAACCTGACCTATCTGATGGGATTTACGGGCTGGACGATGCAGTGGAGTCCGGGCCACTCAACATCCTTTGAAGCCGGCTGGCATGCTTCATTCTATGGCGGCCGCGACCTGTTCGACGGCGCAGCATTCCGCATCTCTGACCTCTATCGCACGATTGGCGGCTGGACCGTGAATCCTGCCATCGAGAGCAAACAACTGCGTTATCCCGATTACCCACTTCGCGATGGCTGGCAGCACTGGCTGACACTGGATACCTCCAAGGCTACCGCGAGTGGTATTGTGTGGAATGCTGGCGCAAGCATCGGGCGCAATAGCGCACGCGATGATATTTATAATTTCATCTCATCCGGAGCAAAAGCGGGCGTTTCCGCAGAGCTACCTTTGAAACTGAATGCCTCGTTGATGCTTGATTATCTGGAAACCCGTTATTCGTTGGCTGACCCCTTCTTTGGTAAAAAAAGGCAGGAAAAGAAGCAATCGGTAGAGCTTGCCATTACCACGCTGGCGTTAAGCGTGGGCGGCTTTGCACCTAGAATCATGCTTGGTCATGTGAAAAATCGGTGTAACATTGATCTGTATCGGTATCAGAGAACATATGGCAAGGTATCATTTGTACGCGATTTTTGA
- a CDS encoding CHASE2 domain-containing protein — protein sequence MRAVKQKSPYFLLASMIVAVAIFVTVSPPMFVDYLESKTFDIRTLLRGERSVRPDIAIVAIDDKTLEQLDLNIWTREYMAALVDKLALMQPKVIGIDYLYQLPEMNKGLQSVRELNLAYQALPQADKAFLGKLQTLEQLNDVDAALIRAVKKAGNVVLAFAPHVFEAMSSVDSKQVSQLPEYMPWYAFMLTKPGPAYKPVVAQTALTPFEGLAEAAASIGHVYSLYDQDGAIRWEPLYVKIGPDIYPSFGLEIARIFKELRQQDVKVITGDRIILGEKIDLPTDISGRILINYPGKRKRFTTYSAINILEGTIPVSELKEKIVLIGATALGTGDIHVTPFTELAGVEKQATVVENILSLNYMVKEEMTTLIDIGAIICFAFVMALVVPYFGAFASGLFFGFLLIVYLGLTQYAFVAHNIWVHVVVPALTLSILYTTLTTYRFFTEENRARHIRSIFSSYTTEKVVDEMIEHPEMLKLGGVRKNVTVLFSDVRGFTTFSENHTPEEVVEVLNEFLAAMTDVIMHWNGTLDKFVGDEIMAFWGAPGEQENHAELATHCAMHMLHRLYELQEKWESEGKEKLDIGIGLNSGEVVVGNIGSESKKMDYTIIGDAVNLGARVEALTRNFNVHLMITEFTLAEISHLLPDENGKGKEGGLGHLQPRRLDEVKVKGKQKPVVVYELVDLELDSRPL from the coding sequence ATGCGGGCAGTTAAGCAAAAAAGCCCCTACTTCCTGCTGGCCTCGATGATTGTTGCCGTTGCCATCTTTGTAACGGTCAGTCCGCCCATGTTTGTCGACTACCTGGAGTCCAAGACGTTCGACATCCGCACCTTGCTGCGCGGTGAACGGTCAGTCAGGCCTGACATTGCCATCGTTGCCATCGATGACAAGACACTGGAGCAACTCGACCTGAATATCTGGACTCGGGAATATATGGCCGCACTGGTCGATAAACTTGCATTAATGCAACCGAAGGTGATCGGCATTGATTACCTCTACCAGCTTCCGGAGATGAACAAAGGGCTGCAATCAGTCCGCGAACTCAATCTGGCTTACCAAGCCTTGCCACAGGCGGATAAGGCTTTTCTTGGAAAGCTGCAAACACTGGAGCAGCTCAACGATGTTGATGCGGCTTTGATTAGGGCTGTCAAAAAGGCAGGAAATGTTGTTCTGGCCTTTGCTCCGCATGTATTCGAAGCCATGTCATCGGTTGACAGCAAGCAGGTATCTCAGCTTCCGGAGTACATGCCATGGTATGCATTCATGCTGACCAAGCCTGGCCCAGCCTACAAACCAGTAGTGGCTCAAACAGCCCTGACCCCATTTGAAGGACTGGCAGAGGCGGCTGCATCTATCGGCCACGTCTACTCCCTTTACGATCAGGATGGAGCCATTCGCTGGGAGCCTCTTTACGTCAAAATCGGTCCGGATATTTATCCTTCGTTTGGACTTGAAATCGCAAGAATATTCAAAGAACTGAGACAGCAGGATGTGAAGGTAATCACTGGTGACCGGATCATTCTGGGAGAGAAGATTGACCTGCCAACGGATATTTCCGGCCGTATCCTGATCAACTATCCGGGCAAGCGCAAAAGGTTCACCACCTATTCGGCCATCAATATCCTTGAAGGAACCATTCCCGTATCTGAACTGAAAGAGAAAATTGTATTGATCGGTGCCACAGCGCTTGGCACTGGCGATATCCATGTCACGCCATTTACCGAACTAGCCGGTGTTGAGAAGCAGGCCACTGTGGTTGAAAACATTCTCAGTCTCAATTACATGGTGAAAGAGGAGATGACTACGCTGATTGATATAGGCGCGATCATCTGTTTTGCCTTCGTTATGGCGCTGGTCGTCCCCTACTTCGGTGCATTCGCAAGCGGCCTCTTCTTCGGATTTCTTCTTATTGTCTATCTCGGACTCACTCAGTACGCATTTGTGGCCCATAACATCTGGGTGCATGTGGTTGTGCCAGCACTCACCTTGAGCATTCTTTATACAACCTTGACGACCTACCGCTTCTTTACTGAAGAGAACAGAGCAAGGCATATTCGCTCGATTTTTTCCAGTTATACCACTGAGAAGGTAGTTGATGAGATGATTGAACATCCAGAAATGCTGAAGCTTGGCGGCGTGCGTAAAAATGTAACCGTACTTTTTTCTGATGTGCGCGGTTTCACCACCTTTTCGGAGAATCATACGCCCGAAGAGGTAGTAGAGGTATTGAACGAATTCCTGGCGGCAATGACCGATGTGATTATGCACTGGAATGGAACGCTCGATAAATTTGTCGGTGACGAAATTATGGCTTTCTGGGGCGCTCCGGGGGAACAGGAAAACCATGCTGAACTGGCCACGCACTGCGCGATGCATATGCTGCATCGCCTCTATGAGCTACAGGAGAAGTGGGAATCTGAGGGTAAGGAGAAACTGGATATTGGTATTGGTCTGAACAGTGGTGAGGTAGTTGTCGGCAATATCGGCTCCGAATCCAAGAAGATGGATTACACGATCATTGGCGATGCGGTAAACCTGGGTGCACGCGTTGAGGCCTTAACCCGCAACTTCAATGTCCATCTGATGATCACCGAGTTCACCTTAGCCGAGATCAGCCACCTGTTGCCTGATGAAAATGGCAAAGGAAAAGAGGGTGGTCTGGGACACCTGCAACCCAGGCGTTTGGACGAGGTTAAGGTTAAGGGTAAACAGAAGCCTGTTGTTGTTTATGAGTTGGTTGACCTGGAACTGGATTCACGCCCCCTTTAG
- a CDS encoding nuclear transport factor 2 family protein, with the protein MKKIVKIFEDFARDFEATLRDDDWSRLEDYFAEDATYQNVGSPDPKCKGRKAILDYLKADVSNTDRRFDNRTLIALSPPVTDGDRLTRRWRMTYTLKGAPDLVVDGEARYLFEGDLIKALEEEPTASSKRNLESWMSQHGSRL; encoded by the coding sequence ATGAAGAAGATCGTTAAAATATTTGAGGATTTCGCACGCGATTTTGAGGCAACTCTGCGCGATGATGATTGGTCGAGGCTAGAAGATTACTTTGCAGAGGATGCTACGTACCAAAACGTTGGATCTCCCGATCCCAAATGCAAAGGGCGCAAAGCCATTCTGGATTACCTGAAAGCAGATGTTTCAAACACAGATCGACGATTCGATAACCGCACCCTCATTGCGCTGTCGCCTCCTGTTACGGATGGCGATCGTTTAACCAGGCGATGGCGAATGACTTATACGTTAAAAGGAGCCCCTGATCTTGTGGTTGATGGAGAGGCCAGGTATCTGTTTGAGGGTGATCTCATTAAGGCGCTGGAGGAGGAGCCAACTGCTTCTTCCAAGCGAAATCTGGAATCGTGGATGAGCCAGCATGGGAGCAGGTTGTAA
- a CDS encoding RluA family pseudouridine synthase, protein MHENGTLTVDQNEDGSRLDRVLIRHLGASRRSLILRLIRKGNVRVNKKRVKPEVHVACGDLIFLPVSLREPEQQLEKAAIPASLLRKVEAMPVLFEDDWLLVVNKTAGLVVHGGSGHEGGLIEALKELRGLSDLRLAHRLDRDTSGVLLMAKNLEALRRLTESFRERDMQKTYFALIAGHPFAHAGRMTSKLAKGVVQGGERMVIDSEEGKESVTDYQVMIEYESDDFDYAMVALNPHSGRTHQLRVQLQNEGHSILGDTKYAGKEELASYKSLGGRGLMLHAWRLRFNHPVTGKPLELKALWPDNWNQLL, encoded by the coding sequence ATGCACGAAAACGGTACCTTAACAGTAGATCAAAACGAAGATGGAAGCCGCCTGGATCGGGTGCTGATCCGTCATCTGGGGGCATCGCGTCGCTCACTGATCCTGCGGCTTATTCGCAAGGGCAATGTGCGCGTAAACAAAAAACGGGTGAAACCGGAGGTGCATGTTGCATGCGGTGACCTCATTTTTCTGCCTGTCAGTCTGCGCGAACCTGAGCAGCAGCTTGAAAAAGCAGCGATCCCTGCATCCCTTTTGAGAAAGGTAGAGGCGATGCCTGTGCTTTTTGAGGATGATTGGCTTCTGGTGGTGAATAAAACGGCGGGACTCGTTGTGCATGGGGGATCCGGTCACGAAGGCGGACTGATTGAAGCACTGAAGGAGTTACGCGGTCTATCCGACCTCAGGCTTGCTCACCGGCTTGATCGCGATACCTCAGGCGTGCTTTTAATGGCAAAGAATCTCGAGGCGTTGCGCCGGTTAACCGAATCATTCCGCGAACGCGATATGCAGAAAACCTATTTCGCCCTGATTGCCGGTCACCCGTTCGCCCATGCCGGGCGGATGACCTCCAAGCTTGCCAAGGGCGTGGTGCAAGGCGGTGAGCGGATGGTGATTGATAGTGAGGAGGGGAAGGAGTCAGTCACCGACTATCAGGTGATGATTGAGTATGAGTCTGATGATTTTGATTACGCGATGGTTGCACTCAATCCTCACAGCGGTCGCACCCATCAACTGCGCGTACAACTACAGAACGAAGGTCACTCCATTCTTGGCGACACTAAATATGCTGGAAAGGAAGAGTTAGCTTCTTATAAATCCCTTGGTGGTCGCGGACTGATGCTGCACGCCTGGCGGCTGCGTTTTAACCATCCGGTTACAGGCAAACCCCTCGAGCTTAAAGCTCTCTGGCCGGATAATTGGAACCAGCTTCTTTAA
- a CDS encoding Rne/Rng family ribonuclease — protein sequence MTESKKLMLISAVHDEESRVAIVEDGYLHELDIESASKALTKSNIYKGKITKVEASLQAAFVEYGSARQGFLSLNEIHPDYWKDGVDKNANPRNLSIQDILQPKQEILVQVVKEERGNKGAALTTQISLAGRYLVLSPNTTRGGISRKLSDEDRRSMKEILSQLEVPDNMGLIIRTAGKDQNLEALQRDYSYLRRLWDEIRIKSETTPSPALIYLEGDLATRAIRDHFSDDVQEIWVDNHEVYTHTKAFVHAVLPGKEKLVKLYRGKKPLFRSYGIEQQCEEVHEREIRLPTGGSIVLDPTEALTAIDINSARATKGKHIDDTALAINLEAAEEIARQLRIRDIGGLIVIDFIDMASRKHGQQVEETLRKACKGDKARIQFARISRFGLLEMSRQRLHPSVRESTTEPCPRCQGRGSIRVVESMALQMLTRMEDWAEVGKKPTLIVQVPSDTGEYLMNNKRANIARIEEVYEVQITLQIRPDLDIPHYRIERQWSENNQQRVEVLEDTTKRIKPPRSGRKLKPVKPVVGIPTPPPPEPEEKKDGPLKTLINMLTGAKRKEKLQKQAEEEELRLKKEAESTRRRRGGSGGGRNRRRPSPDKSNEESTSAQSGQQKGEAQKPKRKRTPKPKTEKPEAEKITASDGGEATEGKPRRRRRRRRRPAGSEGGATQNQGQDSGATAQPSQSNEQSSTPAKEQRPANIQEKKPESVSSQGE from the coding sequence GTGACTGAATCAAAAAAACTCATGCTCATCAGTGCTGTTCACGACGAAGAGAGTCGTGTCGCCATTGTTGAGGACGGTTACCTGCACGAACTGGATATAGAATCAGCCAGCAAGGCACTGACTAAAAGTAACATTTACAAGGGTAAAATCACCAAGGTAGAGGCAAGCCTGCAGGCAGCTTTTGTCGAATACGGCTCTGCCCGTCAGGGTTTCCTGTCACTGAACGAGATCCACCCTGATTACTGGAAGGATGGCGTTGATAAAAATGCCAATCCACGGAACCTCTCGATTCAGGACATACTGCAACCGAAACAGGAGATCCTGGTTCAGGTGGTCAAAGAAGAGCGGGGCAATAAAGGCGCTGCACTAACCACCCAGATTTCACTGGCCGGCCGCTATCTGGTACTGAGCCCTAACACCACACGCGGCGGCATTTCCCGCAAACTATCTGATGAAGATCGCCGCTCAATGAAAGAGATTCTATCACAACTGGAAGTTCCAGATAATATGGGGCTTATCATCCGCACCGCTGGCAAGGATCAGAACCTTGAGGCTCTGCAGCGTGACTACTCTTACCTGCGCCGATTGTGGGACGAAATCCGCATCAAGAGCGAAACCACACCTTCCCCTGCCCTTATCTACCTCGAAGGTGATCTGGCCACCCGCGCTATTCGTGACCACTTTTCCGATGATGTGCAGGAGATCTGGGTTGATAACCATGAAGTTTATACCCACACCAAAGCATTTGTGCATGCCGTACTCCCGGGTAAGGAGAAGCTGGTTAAACTCTATCGTGGCAAGAAACCACTGTTCCGTAGCTACGGTATTGAACAGCAGTGCGAAGAGGTACATGAGCGCGAAATTCGTCTGCCAACTGGCGGCTCCATCGTACTCGACCCAACCGAAGCACTAACTGCGATCGACATCAACTCAGCACGTGCCACCAAAGGCAAACATATCGATGATACCGCACTTGCAATCAACCTGGAGGCTGCAGAAGAGATTGCCCGCCAACTGCGCATCCGCGATATTGGTGGCCTGATCGTGATTGACTTTATCGACATGGCCAGCCGCAAACACGGCCAGCAGGTTGAAGAGACACTGCGCAAGGCATGCAAGGGAGATAAGGCCCGCATCCAGTTTGCCCGCATCTCCCGCTTTGGGCTTCTCGAGATGTCACGTCAGCGACTGCATCCGTCGGTGCGTGAGTCGACCACCGAGCCCTGCCCTCGCTGTCAGGGGCGCGGCTCGATCCGTGTTGTCGAATCAATGGCATTACAGATGCTTACACGCATGGAAGATTGGGCCGAAGTGGGTAAGAAACCGACGCTGATCGTACAGGTACCATCGGACACCGGCGAATACCTGATGAACAACAAGCGGGCCAATATCGCACGCATTGAAGAGGTGTATGAGGTTCAGATCACCCTTCAGATCCGTCCGGACTTGGATATTCCGCATTACCGCATCGAGCGTCAGTGGAGTGAAAATAACCAGCAGCGCGTTGAGGTGCTTGAAGACACAACCAAGCGTATCAAGCCACCGCGCTCCGGTCGCAAGCTCAAGCCTGTGAAACCAGTTGTGGGCATCCCTACTCCGCCTCCACCTGAGCCGGAAGAGAAGAAGGATGGGCCGCTTAAGACATTAATCAATATGCTCACCGGCGCAAAGCGCAAGGAGAAGCTGCAGAAACAGGCTGAAGAGGAAGAGCTTCGCCTGAAAAAGGAAGCTGAAAGTACACGCAGGCGCCGTGGTGGCAGTGGTGGTGGCAGAAACCGTCGTCGCCCTTCGCCTGACAAGAGCAATGAAGAGAGCACTTCAGCCCAAAGCGGCCAGCAGAAAGGTGAAGCCCAGAAGCCGAAACGCAAACGCACGCCTAAACCCAAGACAGAAAAACCTGAAGCCGAAAAAATTACGGCCAGTGATGGCGGTGAGGCTACTGAGGGCAAACCACGCAGGCGCAGGCGCAGGCGTAGGCGTCCTGCCGGAAGTGAAGGTGGGGCAACACAAAACCAGGGGCAAGATTCTGGTGCAACTGCACAGCCTTCTCAGTCCAATGAACAGAGCTCCACCCCAGCTAAAGAACAGAGACCTGCAAACATTCAGGAAAAAAAACCTGAATCCGTTTCATCTCAAGGCGAGTGA